In Oncorhynchus tshawytscha isolate Ot180627B linkage group LG06, Otsh_v2.0, whole genome shotgun sequence, the following are encoded in one genomic region:
- the ccdc172 gene encoding coiled-coil domain-containing protein 172 isoform X2 → MNSVSFQAQHLSETKLQYDLMKKHQVQVEKQAGELLRQQRDLRKHLEKIKKSSKEEQENFMNEIMTFNSDFSLLNNRETVFESQTQSEIRNLGEEVSSLNKEMDSMGRTNTQMKSMQEEKRGLHLELQGLEHIMKDLESQLSEAKSMTESLSAESLMVTQKPLTDSTCLRLKKELEMHKEGELELLREALSSEILFLQSKLSQKTPQYSRKFT, encoded by the exons CAG TGTGTCCTTCCAGGCTCAGCATCTATCAGAGACAAAGCTGCAGTATGACCTAATGAAAAAGCATCAAGTACAAGTTGAAAAGCAGGCAGGGGAGCTTCTGAGACAGCAGAGGGATCTCAGGAAACACTTG GAGAAAATAAAGAAGTCGTCGAAGGAGGAACAGGAGAATTTCATGAATGAAATCATGACTTTCAACAGCGACTTTAGCCTTTTGAATAACAGGGAGACTGTGTTTGAGAGCCAAACCCAATCTGAGATACGTAACTTGGGGGAGGAGGTTAGCTCTTTAAACAAAG AGATGGATTCCATGGGCCGGACGAATACTCAGATGAAGTCTATGCAAGAAGAAAAGAGAGGTCTCCATTTGGAGCTACAAGGACTGGAACATATTATGAAAG ACCTGGAGAGCCAGCTGAGTGAGGCTAAATCAATGACCGAGTCCTTAAGTGCAGAGAGTCTGATGGTCACCCAGAAGCCCCTCACAGACAGCACTTGCTTAAG ACTTAAAAAGGAGCTGGAGATGCACAAAGAAGGAGAGCTGGAGCTGCTGAGAGAAGCCCTTAGCTCTGAAATCCTGTTCCTGCAATCG AAACTGTCTCAGAAGACTCCCCAATACTCAAGGAAATTCACATAG